GGCAGCGTAAAAGCGGTACGAATAGCGACGACAAAAACACTGGTTGCGGTACAGCTGTTTTTTACCACTGCGTTGGTGCTTGGGGCGACCTTGGTGCTATGTAAAAGCGCCGATACCTTGCTTAGACCGCTCGGAACAAAGTTGGACAATATGTATAGCGTGATGCTGCATATTCCCGCAGATCCCACTCCATTTCCCGCGCGTTACGCCAATATTGAAGGATTCAAACTCGCGTTGGCTAACATTCCAGGCGTGTTAGGCGTCGCCCATGGAGAAAGTCCATTACAAAGCGATGTCCCTGTGGTTGCTATGCAGGACATGGCGGGTGAATGGACACCAAGCATGGTTAGAGGTAACGTTGGGCCGGATTATTTTGCATTAACTGGGCTTGAGCTCGTTGCCGGGCGCACTTTTAGCGAAGCTGCAATTCGAGGCGAAAAGGAAGAGGCTATTGTTTCTTGGGCTGCGGCACAGGCGTTAAAACCAGATGGGGATGTGATTGGTGAAACGTATTTTATTTTTAACCCAGATGTACCTGCTGAAATAGTCGGTATCTCAAAAAACTTCAATTACCCTAAACGTCATCATGAACTTCAAGGTAAAACTGTTTGGCTACCTGCGCTGCCTTTGGGTTATCCATTTATGATAGAAATGGAACCGGGAGCATCACTTACTCGCGCTCAGATCCAAAATGCCATCAGCACCGTGAATGGTCAGGCGGGAATATGGCGTTTTTCAAACTTAACAAAGACATATCAGAGCATTACCTATTTGGAGCGCCTGACTTTACTGCTAAGCTTTGCGCTTTGTGGTTTTTGTTTGTTGTTATCTGGGGTGGGCATTTACGGTGTGCTTAACTATAGCTTTCAACAAAGACGCTACGAGTTTGGAATGCGAATGGCACTTGGTGCCAAGAAACAACGTTTATATCGGTTGTTATTGTCAGATACCATCGCGCCTATGCTAGTGGCGATGTTGGCTGCCATTATGGTTGTTGCGGGATTTTATATGAGTGTTTCGTCAGATTGGTTGTTGGCAAAATCTAGCTGGTTGCTTGTGGTGATTGTTACCATATTGGCTTTTGCGTTAGCCACGGCAATTTACCCAATGAAACAGTTAATAAACTCGACACCAATGCGTGCATTAAAACATTAAAGTTTGGGCGTAAGCCCAAACAAAATATAAGTAGGAAGTGATGACGCCAGTTTTAATCATCGACGACAACCCTGACGTGCGAATGTCAGCCACCATAGTGCTACAAAGTCATGGTTTTATGAGCCTTGAAGCCGCACACCCAGATGAAGCCAAGGCTATGTTATCGGAGCAGCCCGTTGCGCTTATTTTGCTTGATATGAACTTCAATAGAGATACAACCTCAGGAAAAGAAGGGCTGCAATTTCTTAGTTGGTTGAGACAAGCGCAAATAAGTGTGCCTGTGGTTGTTATTACCGCGTGGGCCAAGGTTGAACTTGCGGTCCAAGCAATGCAGTTGGGCGCATGTGACCTCATTGAAAAACCTTGGCAAAACCAGCGACTGCTGAACACCGTTAGACGCTACACCAAAAGTGCTGAAGCGCTATCGTCATCACATGAACCACACGCAGGCAATAACGCGACCTCTCAGTTATTTCAGCAAGCTCAGCGCGTTGCGAAAACCAATGCCAACGTGCTTATTTTGGGAGAAAATGGCTGCGGAAAAAGTCAGTTGGCTAAATATATTCATGAGAAGAGCGGTCGCTCTGAGCACGCTTTTGTGAGCGTGAATATGGCCGCTATTCCAACGGAATTATTTGAAAGTGAGTTATTTGGCCATTGCAAAGGCGCATTCACCGATGCAAAAGCAAGCCGCACTGGGCGGTTTGAAATGGCTGAAAGTGGCACTTTGTTTTTAGATGAAATCGGCAGTTTGCCGCTGCTACTTCAGAGCAAGCTATTACGCGTGCTCGAAACGGGTGAATATGAAGTCGTGGGAGATTCTGAAACGCGCCGCAGTAATGCGCGGATCGTTTCTGCCACTAATACGGATTTGTCAGAAGCGATTAACGCTGGGCAGTTTCGACAGGACTTACTTTATCGCTTAAATACGGTGGTGCTAAAGGTACCGCCACTCAGAGCGCGATTAGCAGAGCTCCCAAGCTTAGCAGCCCATTTTTTAGCTAAACACACTAGGCGCCATGGTAATGATACCGGGCGGGAGCGCACGCTAACTGCTGCGGCGCTAGACAAATTATTGAGTTACAGCTGGCCTGGTAATATTCGTGAGCTATCTCATGTCATTGAACGAGCAGTGATTTTAGGACTTCAGCCTGAGATAACGGCGGATGATATTGAGCTTGAGGAAGGTGCACCAGAGCAAGAGATCCCACTTTTGAGCCTAGAAGAAGCCGAAAAACGCATGATTGCAAGAGCGATCCGCCATTTCGATGGCAATGTAGTGGCCGCAGGAGCGTTTTTGGGCTTGAGCAAATCTGCAATTTATCGACGCCTAGAAAAGCATGATATTAGCCCAAAGGCAGAGCTTGGTGACTAAGCTGGCATCACTTGAGCACAAGTTACAGGTGGGCTTTGCGATACCTATAATCACACTTGCTATGCTCGCGCTTGGGATGATCTACTATTTTGAGCTTACGCTGTTAAGTGCAATCACTTTGTTGCTCGGTATGATGCTCCCCTCTGCATTCGCACTGAGCTACGGTTATCGGGCAGTAATGCAGGTGCTTGAAAATTTGGCTGTCCAATTGGACGGTATGACCAACGAAGAGTTTGGTGTATGGCAGTTAGCGCAGTACCGCAAGGGCCGGGTTGAATTGCTCAAGGCCGAGCTTAAAGAAGCTGCCAAGCGATTACAGCAAAAGCGTCAAGAATATGGTCAGAATGAAGCTTTTGTATTTAATTTTATTAGCGAACTCACCCTGCCAATTGTGGTACTTGATGCGCATCATCATGTGTATTTTGCTAATCATGCCATGAATACCGTGTATCCAGAGGAGGTGTTGCATGGTGCACATGCTAAAACACTGGCACTTCAGTATGTGGATGAACAATGGCAGCATACGCAGCACATCTCTCGATTTAGCATTGCGGCTCATAAGCTATACCGGGGGCAGCGGGTCTATCAATTACTGGTGTTTTTCTCAGTGGAGCAAGCGCTGCGAGATAATGAAAAGCAGGTATGGCAAAAGCTACTATCGGTGCTCAATCATGAAGTGCGAAACGCTTTAACTCCGGTCTACTCAATGGCGCAATCTCTACAACAAGATGGCAACATCATTTCACCTGAGATGCAGCAAACTATGCTCGGGGTAATAGAAAGCCGTGCCGCTCACTTACAGCAATTTGTTGCAAACTACGCACAAGTAGCGCAGCTTCCACCCGTTGATATGCAAAGCATTGAGGTAGAGTTGCTGGTATCGCGCTGGCAAGCTTTATTTCCCAGTGTTGAGATAAAGGCGCTTGATAAAGGCTTGGTTTATTGTGATGAAGCTCAGCTAACGCAGGCTATGATCAACCTTGTCAATAATGCTGAGCAAGCAAATCAATCTGCGGGGAATGATGGCATAACGCTAACCCTAGATAAACCAAAAAATTGGTGCTTTACCCTAGAAGATAACGGCGCTGGTATCGCCAATCCAGATAACCTTTTTGTACCTTTCTATTCCACTAAACCAAATGGCTCAGGTATCGGTTTGGTGTTGAGCAGGGAGCTTATTCG
This genomic interval from Pseudoalteromonas galatheae contains the following:
- a CDS encoding sigma-54-dependent transcriptional regulator; the protein is MTPVLIIDDNPDVRMSATIVLQSHGFMSLEAAHPDEAKAMLSEQPVALILLDMNFNRDTTSGKEGLQFLSWLRQAQISVPVVVITAWAKVELAVQAMQLGACDLIEKPWQNQRLLNTVRRYTKSAEALSSSHEPHAGNNATSQLFQQAQRVAKTNANVLILGENGCGKSQLAKYIHEKSGRSEHAFVSVNMAAIPTELFESELFGHCKGAFTDAKASRTGRFEMAESGTLFLDEIGSLPLLLQSKLLRVLETGEYEVVGDSETRRSNARIVSATNTDLSEAINAGQFRQDLLYRLNTVVLKVPPLRARLAELPSLAAHFLAKHTRRHGNDTGRERTLTAAALDKLLSYSWPGNIRELSHVIERAVILGLQPEITADDIELEEGAPEQEIPLLSLEEAEKRMIARAIRHFDGNVVAAGAFLGLSKSAIYRRLEKHDISPKAELGD
- a CDS encoding ATP-binding protein — translated: MTKLASLEHKLQVGFAIPIITLAMLALGMIYYFELTLLSAITLLLGMMLPSAFALSYGYRAVMQVLENLAVQLDGMTNEEFGVWQLAQYRKGRVELLKAELKEAAKRLQQKRQEYGQNEAFVFNFISELTLPIVVLDAHHHVYFANHAMNTVYPEEVLHGAHAKTLALQYVDEQWQHTQHISRFSIAAHKLYRGQRVYQLLVFFSVEQALRDNEKQVWQKLLSVLNHEVRNALTPVYSMAQSLQQDGNIISPEMQQTMLGVIESRAAHLQQFVANYAQVAQLPPVDMQSIEVELLVSRWQALFPSVEIKALDKGLVYCDEAQLTQAMINLVNNAEQANQSAGNDGITLTLDKPKNWCFTLEDNGAGIANPDNLFVPFYSTKPNGSGIGLVLSRELIRNQQGELHLANLPDNKGAQAVVTLLSR